The Virgibacillus sp. SK37 region GTGCTCTGCTTGTTCTAATGCCTGCAGACGCAATTCCTTCATCCAAGCAGGTTCATTTTGATTTACTGAATAATTTTCCACATACGACTTATCGTATGGAAGCTTCGTTTCCACAGTCATGTTACCCCTCCTTACTTCTACGCGTTTTGCCCTACAGTTTCGTCTTCAATTCCTAGTTCTTCCTTAATCCAATCATAACCTTCTGCTTCAAGACGCTGAGCAAGCTCCGGTCCTCCTGATTTAACGACACGACCTTGCATCATAACATGAACATGGTCAGGTGTAATATAGTTTAGCAAACGTTGGTAGTGGGTAATGATTAAGCAACCGAAGTTATCATCACGTAACTTATTAATTCCTTTGGAAACAACTTTTAATGCATCAATATCCAGCCCAGAATCAATCTCATCCAAAATAGCGATTTCCGGTTTTAACAACATTAGTTGTAGAATCTCGTTACGCTTTTTCTCCCCACCGGAGAACCCTTCGTTTAAATAACGTTGTGCCATATTCTTATCTATTTCTAGAAAATCAAGCACACTGTCCATTTCTTTAATGAATTTCATTAATGAAATTTCGTCTCCTTCTTCGCGACGTGCATTAATAGAAGAACGTAGGAAATCAGAGGTAGTTACTCCACTAATTTCACTTGGATACTGCATTCCAAGGAACAGACCTGCGCGTGCGCGTTCATCTACTTCCATTTCAAGAACATCTTCTCCATCAAGGTGGACAGATCCGTCTGTAATTTCATATTTAGGGTGACCCATAATTGCAGAAGCAAGTGTGGATTTACCAGTACCATTTGGTCCCATAACAGCATGGAATTCTCCACCTTTTATTGTAAGGTTTACACCTTTTAATATCTCTTTACCTTCGATTGACACATGTAGATTCTTGATTTCTAACGTTGACCCTGCCATATCTATACCTCCAGTTACTAGTAATTTAATTATATT contains the following coding sequences:
- the sufC gene encoding Fe-S cluster assembly ATPase SufC, with protein sequence MAGSTLEIKNLHVSIEGKEILKGVNLTIKGGEFHAVMGPNGTGKSTLASAIMGHPKYEITDGSVHLDGEDVLEMEVDERARAGLFLGMQYPSEISGVTTSDFLRSSINARREEGDEISLMKFIKEMDSVLDFLEIDKNMAQRYLNEGFSGGEKKRNEILQLMLLKPEIAILDEIDSGLDIDALKVVSKGINKLRDDNFGCLIITHYQRLLNYITPDHVHVMMQGRVVKSGGPELAQRLEAEGYDWIKEELGIEDETVGQNA